One window of Streptomyces sp. NBC_00273 genomic DNA carries:
- a CDS encoding glycosyl hydrolase family 18 protein codes for MHIRKPLIAAAATAALAAGALASFAGLGTAQAAGAPAGAAAAAGGVRIAYYDQWSVYGNAFYPKHLDTRGIAGKLDVINYSFGNIHPTNLTCFEANKAAGDDNNPNAGDGAGDSYADYQKSFSAADSVSGVADKWDQPIVGVFNQFKQLKAKYPHLKINISLGGWTYSKYFSDAAKTDASRKKLVSSCIDQYIKGNLPVEGGYGGQGVAAGIFDGIDIDWEYPGSSGGHLGNHYAPEDKQNFTLLLKEFREQLDAYGQANGGKKYLLTSALPAGQDKIKYIETDKIGAYLDYANIMTYDMHGAWDGDGPTYHQSPLYSGAGDPTDPIAPGTQKYSIDNAIDSWIDGNPAYGITGGFPANKLTLGYEFYYRGWKGVPAGANNGLAQSATGASGARPTSQQAGIANYKELGGLVDNPATTFWDDQAKASYFYKDGEFFTGLNQKSIQARVDYGKQRGLAGAMMYSLLGLDNNTTLLNQISDALGGTTVPPTTPPTTPPTTPPTTPPTTPPTTPPTGCGSTPAYVAGTVYTAGNEVAHNGRKYKAQWWTQNETPGTTGEWGVWKDLGAC; via the coding sequence ATGCACATCCGTAAACCACTCATCGCTGCCGCCGCCACGGCCGCGTTGGCCGCCGGAGCGCTGGCCTCCTTCGCGGGACTCGGCACCGCCCAGGCCGCCGGCGCCCCGGCCGGCGCCGCGGCGGCGGCGGGAGGCGTCCGCATCGCCTACTACGACCAGTGGAGCGTGTACGGCAACGCCTTCTACCCCAAGCACCTCGACACCCGCGGCATAGCGGGCAAGTTGGACGTCATCAACTACTCGTTCGGCAACATCCACCCCACCAACCTCACCTGTTTCGAGGCGAACAAGGCGGCGGGCGACGACAACAACCCCAACGCCGGTGACGGCGCGGGCGACTCGTACGCCGACTACCAGAAGTCCTTCAGTGCCGCGGACAGCGTCAGCGGGGTCGCCGACAAGTGGGACCAGCCGATCGTCGGCGTCTTCAACCAGTTCAAGCAGCTGAAGGCCAAATACCCCCACCTGAAGATCAACATCTCGCTGGGCGGCTGGACCTACTCCAAGTACTTCAGCGACGCGGCCAAGACCGACGCCTCCCGCAAGAAGCTGGTCTCCTCCTGCATCGACCAGTACATCAAGGGCAACCTCCCGGTCGAGGGCGGCTACGGCGGTCAGGGCGTCGCGGCCGGCATCTTCGACGGCATCGACATCGACTGGGAGTACCCGGGCTCGTCCGGCGGCCACCTCGGCAACCACTACGCCCCCGAGGACAAGCAGAACTTCACGCTCCTGCTCAAGGAGTTCCGCGAGCAGCTCGACGCCTACGGCCAGGCCAACGGCGGCAAGAAGTACCTGCTGACCTCGGCCCTCCCGGCCGGCCAGGACAAGATCAAGTACATCGAGACCGACAAGATCGGCGCGTACCTCGACTACGCGAACATCATGACGTACGACATGCACGGCGCCTGGGACGGCGACGGCCCCACGTACCACCAGTCCCCGCTCTACTCCGGGGCGGGCGACCCGACCGACCCGATCGCGCCGGGCACCCAGAAGTACAGCATCGACAACGCGATCGACTCCTGGATCGACGGCAACCCGGCCTACGGCATCACCGGCGGCTTCCCCGCCAACAAGCTGACGCTGGGCTACGAGTTCTACTACCGCGGCTGGAAGGGCGTCCCCGCCGGGGCGAACAACGGCCTCGCCCAGTCCGCGACCGGCGCCTCGGGCGCCCGCCCCACCAGCCAGCAGGCCGGCATCGCCAACTACAAGGAGCTCGGCGGCCTCGTCGACAACCCGGCGACCACCTTCTGGGACGACCAGGCCAAGGCCTCGTACTTCTACAAGGACGGCGAGTTCTTCACCGGCCTCAACCAGAAGTCCATCCAGGCCCGGGTCGACTACGGCAAGCAGCGCGGCCTGGCCGGCGCGATGATGTACTCCCTGCTCGGCCTGGACAACAACACCACCCTGCTCAACCAGATCTCGGACGCCCTCGGCGGCACCACGGTCCCGCCGACCACCCCGCCGACGACGCCTCCGACCACTCCGCCCACGACCCCGCCGACCACGCCCCCGACCACCCCGCCGACGGGCTGCGGCTCGACCCCGGCGTACGTCGCGGGCACGGTCTACACGGCCGGCAACGAGGTCGCGCACAACGGCCGCAAGTACAAGGCCCAGTGGTGGACGCAGAACGAGACCCCGGGCACCACGGGTGAGTGGGGCGTCTGGAAGGACCTCGGCGCCTGCTGA
- a CDS encoding helix-turn-helix domain-containing protein, whose translation MAVVRDIDPSASPLDYYSYELRRLREEAGLKQAQLGAIIFCTGSLIGMIENGKRVPTRDFSERVDAALGTGGVFSRLVGLVLRSVLPTWFQPYAEMEARATYISTYQAQLVYGLLQTPDYARAVLASGLPDELDDMLAARLERQRILNREHPPMVWVVLDEAALYRPIGGLEVMRDQLAHLLSFREKRWVRIQVLPFAAGEHASLIGSFTAMRFEDDPDMVYSEDLISGHMTANPDTVKEAALRYAHVQAAALSVEASAALIVRVMEERYGHQPEPDQRAVA comes from the coding sequence ATGGCCGTCGTCCGTGACATCGATCCCAGTGCCTCACCGCTGGACTACTACAGCTACGAGCTGCGCAGGCTGAGAGAAGAGGCGGGCCTGAAGCAGGCCCAGCTGGGCGCGATCATCTTCTGCACCGGGTCGCTGATCGGCATGATCGAGAACGGCAAGCGGGTCCCGACCCGCGACTTCTCGGAACGGGTGGACGCGGCGCTGGGCACGGGTGGTGTGTTCTCCCGCCTGGTGGGGCTGGTCCTGCGGAGCGTGCTGCCGACGTGGTTCCAGCCATACGCCGAAATGGAGGCTCGGGCGACGTACATCTCCACGTATCAGGCGCAGCTGGTGTACGGGCTGTTGCAGACGCCTGACTATGCGCGCGCTGTGCTGGCTAGCGGGCTGCCAGATGAGTTGGACGACATGCTGGCCGCGCGACTGGAACGCCAGCGAATCTTGAACCGGGAGCACCCGCCCATGGTGTGGGTGGTGCTCGACGAGGCCGCGTTGTACCGACCGATCGGTGGCCTGGAGGTCATGCGGGACCAGCTGGCCCACCTACTGAGCTTTCGCGAGAAGCGCTGGGTGCGGATCCAGGTGCTGCCCTTTGCAGCTGGTGAACACGCCAGCCTCATTGGCTCGTTCACCGCCATGAGGTTCGAAGATGACCCGGACATGGTCTATTCGGAGGACCTCATCTCCGGACACATGACGGCCAACCCTGACACGGTCAAGGAAGCCGCGCTTCGTTACGCTCACGTGCAGGCCGCTGCTCTCTCCGTTGAGGCTTCGGCGGCATTGATTGTCCGCGTAATGGAGGAACGTTATGGGCATCAACCAGAACCTGACCAACGCGCGGTGGCGTAA
- a CDS encoding DUF397 domain-containing protein: MGINQNLTNARWRKSSYSGNTGGECVECAPLGPTAWRKASYSGTNGGECVEVAAQPCAVAVRDSKNPGGPVFTVTAAAFTAFVRSL; this comes from the coding sequence ATGGGCATCAACCAGAACCTGACCAACGCGCGGTGGCGTAAGTCGAGTTATAGCGGGAACACCGGCGGCGAATGTGTCGAGTGTGCCCCCCTCGGCCCTACGGCCTGGCGCAAGGCCTCGTACAGCGGCACCAACGGCGGCGAATGCGTCGAGGTGGCCGCACAGCCCTGCGCGGTCGCCGTCCGCGACTCCAAGAACCCCGGCGGGCCGGTCTTCACGGTCACGGCAGCCGCGTTCACCGCGTTCGTCCGGAGCCTCTGA
- a CDS encoding ALF repeat-containing protein, with the protein MKLTRTALALTVGALAPALLLATPALAAGSAAAAPAKVAAVTAGESPYDTMSDHDLRVAVGRILAAKPGKAVIREANKALDGTIEDVRTFLKTGLAIAQDEDNRVAIAKIYGDPASGKGVKREAIKAFNGTAADRAAFLKTGLAIAQDEDNRVAIGRIVFANPATGKAVKREASKAMDGTPADRTAFLKTGLRLAQAEDDRVAVGVILARPGISEALYAAAQKVVDGTPEELRYFITVGQFQV; encoded by the coding sequence ATGAAACTCACCCGTACCGCACTCGCCCTGACCGTCGGCGCCCTGGCCCCGGCCCTGCTCCTCGCCACGCCGGCCCTGGCCGCCGGCTCGGCCGCCGCCGCCCCTGCCAAGGTCGCCGCGGTCACCGCCGGGGAGTCGCCGTACGACACCATGTCGGACCACGACCTGCGCGTCGCCGTCGGCCGGATCCTGGCCGCCAAGCCGGGCAAGGCCGTCATCCGGGAGGCCAACAAGGCCCTCGACGGGACCATCGAGGACGTACGCACCTTCCTGAAGACGGGCCTGGCGATCGCCCAGGACGAGGACAACCGCGTCGCCATCGCCAAGATCTACGGCGACCCGGCCTCGGGCAAGGGCGTCAAGCGCGAAGCCATCAAGGCCTTCAACGGCACCGCCGCAGACCGCGCCGCGTTCCTGAAGACCGGTCTGGCGATCGCCCAGGACGAGGACAACCGGGTCGCCATCGGCAGGATCGTGTTCGCCAACCCGGCCACCGGCAAGGCCGTCAAGCGCGAGGCCAGCAAGGCCATGGACGGCACCCCGGCCGACCGGACCGCGTTCCTGAAGACCGGCCTGCGTCTGGCCCAGGCCGAAGACGACCGCGTCGCCGTGGGCGTGATCCTGGCCCGCCCGGGCATCAGCGAAGCCCTGTACGCGGCGGCCCAGAAGGTCGTGGACGGCACCCCGGAGGAGCTCCGCTACTTCATCACGGTCGGCCAGTTCCAGGTCTGA
- a CDS encoding putative bifunctional diguanylate cyclase/phosphodiesterase: MSGTSEGTGSAADSIRSAITERHPAVPAVPSVSATQAAQAAPAPPYRAVDSDLRDYRAAFNAAHLAMAVVDREGYVVAANQAFAGLLGSEPHALVHRSAADLVDLAAEARTWAAYQEVLRGRQARLRCTRRLKHPDGHSLWTEVTLGPVPDTGDVLLSVADISDRRDLQARLRHLQMHDPVTRLPNRALFFERLSAALEAASYEHGGGTGRIGLCYLDLDGFKAVNDTLGHRVGDRLLTAVAARLTQCADQSGYGRTGGHLVARLGGDEFALLVEDSTGTEQLADLARSVLAAVQEPFDLAGQRLSVSASIGVVERAATGTSATGLMQAADTTLYWAKADGKARWTLFDPERNAHRMTRQALSSTLRPAVEREEFELEYQPLVDLESGAVRGVEALVRWNHPQFGTLTPNRFIGIAEEDGSIVQLGQWVLRTACRQARRWQIEQPSDSPVFVSVNVAVRQVWDSDLVGDVAEILAETGLAPQLLQLELTESAVMGSAGRPLQALQALSDMGVRIAIDDFGTGYSNLAYLSRLPVSVLKLDGSFVRGFRYEEGAHPNPADETIVEALVQLAHRLGLTVTAECVETAGQAARLRRVGCDTGQGWLYSRAVAPERIAEMIGTRPGAEHPR, encoded by the coding sequence GTGAGCGGAACCTCAGAAGGAACCGGTTCGGCGGCCGACAGCATCCGATCGGCCATTACGGAGCGTCACCCGGCAGTGCCGGCAGTGCCATCGGTATCGGCCACTCAGGCCGCCCAGGCGGCGCCGGCCCCGCCGTACCGCGCCGTCGACTCGGACCTGCGCGACTACCGGGCCGCCTTCAACGCGGCCCACCTCGCCATGGCCGTCGTCGACCGCGAGGGCTACGTGGTCGCCGCCAACCAGGCCTTCGCCGGGCTGCTCGGCAGCGAACCGCACGCGCTCGTCCACCGGTCCGCCGCCGACCTGGTCGACCTGGCCGCGGAGGCCCGCACCTGGGCCGCGTACCAGGAGGTGCTCCGCGGCCGGCAGGCCCGACTGCGCTGCACCCGCCGCCTCAAACACCCCGACGGGCACTCGCTCTGGACCGAAGTCACCCTCGGACCCGTCCCCGACACCGGGGACGTCCTGCTGTCGGTGGCCGACATCAGCGACCGCCGCGACCTCCAGGCCCGCCTGCGCCACCTCCAGATGCACGACCCGGTCACCCGCCTGCCGAACCGCGCCCTGTTCTTCGAGCGGCTCTCCGCCGCGCTGGAGGCCGCCTCGTACGAACACGGCGGCGGCACCGGCCGGATCGGGCTGTGCTACCTGGACCTCGACGGGTTCAAGGCCGTCAACGACACCCTCGGCCACCGGGTCGGCGACCGGCTGCTCACCGCCGTCGCCGCCCGGCTCACCCAGTGCGCCGACCAGTCGGGCTACGGGCGCACCGGCGGGCACCTGGTCGCACGCCTCGGCGGCGACGAGTTCGCCCTGCTGGTCGAGGACTCCACCGGCACCGAACAGCTCGCGGACCTGGCGCGGAGCGTGCTGGCCGCCGTACAGGAACCCTTCGACCTGGCCGGGCAGCGGCTGTCCGTCTCCGCCTCGATCGGGGTCGTGGAGCGCGCGGCGACCGGCACCTCGGCGACCGGCCTGATGCAGGCCGCCGACACGACCCTGTACTGGGCCAAGGCGGACGGCAAGGCCCGCTGGACGCTGTTCGACCCGGAGCGCAACGCGCACCGCATGACCCGCCAGGCGCTCTCCTCCACGCTCCGACCGGCCGTGGAACGAGAGGAATTCGAGCTGGAGTACCAGCCGCTGGTGGACCTGGAGAGCGGCGCGGTCCGCGGGGTCGAGGCCCTGGTGCGCTGGAACCACCCGCAATTCGGCACGCTCACGCCGAATCGGTTCATCGGGATCGCCGAAGAGGACGGGTCCATCGTCCAGTTGGGACAGTGGGTCCTGCGGACCGCCTGCCGGCAGGCCCGCCGCTGGCAGATCGAACAGCCCAGCGACTCCCCGGTCTTCGTGTCCGTCAACGTCGCCGTCCGGCAGGTCTGGGACTCGGACCTCGTGGGCGACGTCGCGGAGATCCTGGCCGAGACGGGCCTCGCCCCGCAGCTGCTGCAACTGGAGCTGACCGAGTCCGCGGTGATGGGCTCGGCCGGGCGCCCCCTCCAGGCCCTCCAGGCGCTCAGCGACATGGGCGTGCGGATCGCGATCGACGATTTCGGCACCGGCTACTCGAACCTCGCCTACCTCAGCAGACTTCCTGTATCAGTTCTGAAACTGGACGGTTCGTTCGTGCGCGGATTCCGCTACGAGGAGGGCGCGCACCCGAACCCGGCCGACGAGACCATCGTCGAAGCCCTGGTCCAGCTCGCCCACCGGCTCGGCCTGACCGTCACCGCGGAATGCGTGGAGACCGCCGGACAGGCGGCACGGCTGCGGCGCGTCGGCTGCGACACCGGCCAGGGCTGGCTCTACTCGCGGGCCGTGGCCCCGGAGCGGATCGCCGAGATGATCGGCACCAGACCGGGCGCGGAACACCCCCGCTAG
- a CDS encoding M6 family metalloprotease domain-containing protein — MARQQTPGGVERSRIRSTAAALTSLTALAAMSLVAGPAVADSGAGPCALTRTSAHHSLGLDTWNGAYPKPVRTLNAVMVFLSFPDHRSALTTDQIVGDYFPATSDFFQQASYGRFRLVPHPQKQWIQMPKPSTAYGIKRDWAPGDRASYLRDAVATADAQVDFRKYDVVYFVADPDAPGVDSDATKVVNFEHPIVADGTELRRIVTVFERHPPDRNVLAHETGHVFDLPDLYHRPTDGKGDWDTYVGDWDVMGSQFGMAPDLFAWHKWKLGWLDASQVDCVQTGSSLHTLQPLAQAPLSGGTGGTRLAVIRTGPGSAIAVEARGSAGNDGDTCTEGVLVYRVRNEASSGGGPIEVLDAHPSTEACWDRSVYPPLADAPLEVGETYTVPGERITIEVADRTRSGAYTVKITT, encoded by the coding sequence GTGGCGCGACAGCAGACACCCGGGGGAGTGGAACGCTCCCGCATCCGAAGTACCGCCGCGGCGCTCACCTCCCTGACGGCGCTCGCCGCCATGTCGCTCGTCGCCGGTCCCGCAGTGGCCGACTCGGGAGCCGGACCCTGCGCGCTGACCCGCACCTCGGCGCACCACTCCCTCGGCCTGGACACCTGGAACGGCGCCTACCCCAAGCCCGTGCGCACGCTCAACGCCGTCATGGTCTTCCTCTCCTTCCCCGACCACCGCAGCGCCCTGACCACCGACCAGATCGTCGGCGACTACTTCCCCGCCACCAGCGACTTCTTCCAGCAGGCCTCGTACGGGCGGTTCCGGCTGGTCCCGCACCCGCAGAAGCAGTGGATCCAGATGCCCAAGCCGTCCACCGCGTACGGGATAAAGCGGGACTGGGCTCCCGGGGACCGGGCCTCCTACCTGCGGGACGCGGTCGCCACCGCCGACGCCCAGGTGGACTTCCGCAAGTACGACGTCGTCTACTTCGTCGCCGACCCGGACGCGCCCGGCGTGGACTCCGACGCCACGAAGGTCGTCAACTTCGAGCACCCGATCGTCGCGGACGGCACGGAACTGCGGCGGATCGTCACCGTCTTCGAGCGCCACCCGCCGGACCGGAACGTGCTGGCCCACGAGACCGGGCACGTCTTCGACCTGCCCGACCTCTACCACCGGCCCACGGACGGCAAGGGCGACTGGGACACCTACGTCGGGGACTGGGACGTCATGGGCAGCCAGTTCGGCATGGCCCCCGACCTCTTCGCCTGGCACAAGTGGAAGCTGGGCTGGCTGGACGCCTCCCAGGTGGACTGCGTGCAAACGGGCTCCTCGCTGCACACCCTGCAGCCCCTGGCCCAGGCCCCGCTGAGCGGCGGAACGGGCGGCACCCGGCTCGCGGTGATCCGTACGGGCCCCGGCAGCGCGATCGCCGTCGAGGCGCGGGGCTCCGCCGGCAACGACGGGGACACGTGCACGGAGGGCGTCCTCGTCTACCGGGTGCGCAACGAGGCGTCGTCGGGCGGCGGCCCGATCGAGGTGCTGGACGCGCACCCGTCGACGGAGGCGTGCTGGGACCGCTCGGTGTACCCGCCGCTGGCGGACGCGCCGCTGGAGGTGGGCGAGACCTACACCGTGCCGGGGGAGCGGATCACCATCGAGGTCGCGGACCGCACCCGGTCCGGCGCGTACACGGTGAAGATCACGACCTGA
- a CDS encoding NADPH-dependent FMN reductase, which yields MTRLHVISAATRPTSAGRPLARWVTEQARERGGFDVTSVDLAEIALPFLDEPEYASTGNYAHQHTRDWSALVDSADAFLFVLPMYNGGFTAPFKNAIDFLYNEWKGKPVGIVSYSAGPTGGAPAAEMLLPILTRLGMLPAERSVAIPGIPKLLGPEGFQAPEALAGELAGVLDDVAELAAGRAAEAVTV from the coding sequence ATGACCCGCCTGCACGTCATCTCCGCCGCCACCCGCCCCACCTCCGCGGGCCGCCCCCTCGCCCGCTGGGTCACCGAGCAGGCCCGCGAGCGCGGCGGCTTCGACGTCACCTCCGTCGACCTCGCCGAGATCGCCCTGCCCTTCCTCGACGAGCCCGAGTACGCCTCCACCGGCAACTACGCGCACCAGCACACCCGCGACTGGAGCGCCCTGGTCGACTCGGCCGACGCCTTCCTCTTCGTCCTGCCGATGTACAACGGCGGCTTCACCGCCCCCTTCAAGAACGCCATCGACTTCCTCTACAACGAGTGGAAGGGCAAGCCGGTCGGCATCGTCAGCTACAGCGCCGGCCCCACCGGCGGCGCCCCGGCCGCCGAGATGCTGCTGCCGATCCTCACCCGTCTCGGCATGCTGCCCGCCGAGCGCTCCGTCGCGATCCCGGGCATCCCCAAGCTGCTCGGCCCCGAGGGCTTCCAGGCCCCGGAGGCGCTCGCCGGCGAGCTCGCCGGGGTCCTGGACGACGTGGCCGAACTGGCGGCCGGGCGCGCCGCCGAGGCCGTCACGGTGTGA
- a CDS encoding MarR family winged helix-turn-helix transcriptional regulator encodes MTPAPEPGPRWLTESEQDAWYAWRRMFPLVNAEIARDLTQDSGLSEADYDVLSVLGSTDGHRMRISALAELMRWSRSRLSHQLTRMEQRGAVRREEVATDGRGAEVVLTDVGVTMITDAAPLHVESVRRHLIDVLTPEQLRTLAEVGEVLRERLGARRKP; translated from the coding sequence ATGACCCCCGCACCGGAGCCCGGGCCCCGCTGGCTCACTGAGTCCGAACAGGACGCCTGGTATGCGTGGCGGCGGATGTTCCCGCTGGTCAATGCGGAGATCGCGCGCGACCTCACCCAGGACAGCGGACTCTCCGAGGCCGACTACGACGTCCTGTCGGTACTCGGCTCCACGGACGGCCACCGGATGCGCATCAGCGCGCTGGCCGAGCTGATGCGCTGGTCCCGCAGCAGGCTGTCCCACCAGCTCACCCGCATGGAGCAGCGCGGCGCCGTCCGCCGCGAGGAGGTGGCCACCGACGGCCGGGGTGCGGAGGTGGTCCTCACCGACGTCGGCGTCACCATGATCACGGACGCCGCTCCGCTCCACGTGGAGTCCGTACGCCGCCACCTGATCGACGTCCTGACCCCGGAACAGCTGCGCACGCTGGCCGAGGTCGGCGAGGTGCTCCGCGAACGGCTCGGCGCCCGGCGCAAGCCCTGA